From a region of the Castanea sativa cultivar Marrone di Chiusa Pesio chromosome 10, ASM4071231v1 genome:
- the LOC142611898 gene encoding uncharacterized protein LOC142611898: MPLDAPSVVTTKEATCEELENFLIGDDPEKFFQRPVYYVSKSLHEAEVRYLPLEKAILAVVHATRKLPHYFQSRTVVVLTQLPLMSVLRKADCLGRIAKWGTILGAFDIRYMPHTSIKGEVLVNLVAEFAEPSFEESTKGLHMDGKSVGMISCKELPMWKAYVNGVANQRGSSVGLVLKMGGKSIQMFSDSQLVVGQVIGTLKARDPRMQEYLNKVRYLRSKFDSFVPTHVSRSGNTHADSLATFTTSLA, encoded by the exons atgcCTCTGGATGCGCCTAGTGTGGTGACAACAAAGGAGGCAACATGCGAAGagttagaaaattttcttatagGTGACGATCCCGAaaagttctttcag AGACCAGTTtactatgtaagcaaatctctacATGAAGCTGAAGTGCGTTATTTGCCGTTGGAGAAAGCGATTTTGGCCGTAGTACATGCTACGCgtaagcttcctcactatttccaatcCCGCACAGTTGTCGTTTTAACCCAGCTCCCACTCATGTCGGTATTGCGAAAGGCTGATTGCTTAGGGAGGATAGCAAAATGGGGGACCatcttgggggcttttgacatcaGGTATATGCCTCACACCTCTATCAAGGGTGAAGTCCTTGTCAACTTAGTGGCAGAGTTCGCTGAACCTTCATTTGAAGAAAGTACAAAGGGGTtgcacatggatggaaaatcagttggcatgatctcgtGCAAGGAACTTCCGATGTGGAAGGCATATGTTAACGGAGTAGCAAATCAGAGAGGATCTAgtgtggggctagttttg AAAATGGGGGGAAAATCAATCCAAATGTTCTCAGACTCTCAGTTAGTCGTGGGCCAAGTGATAGGGACATTaaaggctagagatccaagaatgcaagaatatctgAACAAGGTTAGATACTTACGatccaaatttgattcttttgtcCCGACGCatgtttctaggagtggaaacacgcATGCGGATTCGTTAGCCACATTTACAACATCCTTAGCTTAA